One window from the genome of Rhodococcus sp. ABRD24 encodes:
- a CDS encoding helix-turn-helix transcriptional regulator, with the protein MYVLTVDQRHSRRDVDRVGDLLSDLGDRPLLRPFERTAGDEVQAVDRDPAMVVDLALDLVRRGHWSVGIGVGAVEEPLPEQTRAGRGPAFEAARTAVERAKKMPVAVAVEAADNDASLDADAALMLVAMLVSRRSAQGHAAVALMARGLTQAEAASELGISKQAVSQRLAAAGWQAEMAGRRLTERLLRRADR; encoded by the coding sequence ATGTACGTCCTGACCGTGGATCAGCGGCACAGCCGCCGCGACGTGGACCGAGTGGGCGACCTGCTCTCGGACCTCGGGGACCGGCCGCTGCTCCGACCGTTCGAACGGACCGCCGGCGACGAGGTACAGGCCGTGGATCGCGATCCGGCGATGGTCGTCGACCTTGCTCTCGATCTGGTTAGACGCGGACACTGGAGCGTCGGGATCGGCGTCGGAGCAGTCGAGGAACCGCTCCCCGAACAAACACGCGCCGGGCGCGGGCCGGCGTTCGAGGCCGCTCGAACTGCGGTCGAACGCGCGAAGAAGATGCCCGTGGCGGTCGCCGTCGAGGCGGCCGACAACGATGCGTCACTGGACGCCGACGCGGCCCTGATGCTGGTCGCGATGCTGGTGTCGCGCCGCTCGGCCCAAGGACATGCCGCGGTGGCGCTCATGGCGCGAGGACTCACCCAAGCCGAGGCCGCGTCCGAGTTGGGAATCAGCAAGCAGGCCGTCTCGCAACGGCTGGCCGCGGCTGGCTGGCAAGCCGAGATGGCCGGGAGACGACTCACCGAAAGACTGCTCCGGAGGGCCGATCGATGA